From Astyanax mexicanus isolate ESR-SI-001 chromosome 13, AstMex3_surface, whole genome shotgun sequence, the proteins below share one genomic window:
- the nckap5l gene encoding nck-associated protein 5-like isoform X2 produces the protein MMTEEAEHRALEEDLESEEGDLESYLEEESSSELLERVRELQAENSALSLANESQREAYERCLDEVANHVVQALLNQKDLREECIKLKMRVFDLERQNRTLCELLQEKLHNQSCVHQQTGSCLEHIAELQHSDTNKLLETQRNAQAKGNGECAQNCFPDTQSSATSMEALSPFLKKKAHILEVLRKLEETDPLRYHRSSGISSLCEYSQALVSKESVLACRDNSPRCSVMKTHCPHSCPDVCTHQHLNGGDHNSVKCGSCNTCLMLSNKDSISLANSSHNCCTANSITIDNLNLAPPEFHKNQDLQSLVKPAAGTSELVANRKSTDVSVPPAEQGLVPSTQLALADLTEAPDSYLNLTVAEKDHNVVPDYTPANPLALTERETRDKNRMSDVLVDDQLSKRSSSSVCDDLVISDETTNNASHLEKDYKHLTAAVASQKFEEVAGSEEKVTQKEDTDEPRVQPTTSKLPALSLKDSLQDAYCELESGEPVHKGLLFSPNENHTASRVLDDICAPVKDSTAQELQADRSKLVSPNQVSCLREVKASPSKLLKFLKIPTLGDRAPAANAPRLSPQLTRSSKIPCRSNNYEVHHSPVAVRKATTTERQKQPPCTKSEPYPSTHSAPTSPPQPDDPPPVVPKELNCGIAKSSRSGKPTQIAPPQKNAQKVPLYENVSDLSHTSAAADISQVLGEVSTALRYVSSNTERVKGKIGSNFGAERPLSLKSQKDTSLGSDSSSDQEENSSDNPVWHKHGNHRSLPSQSSSQKSQSSGISMRSRSQEKNEVAKEHTQTAASPAKRNDPPPIPKKTGLGRQSGESSHSFKERLAALGKLRNPEEPSSSTQPAEKKEIQSTLSATSVSVLPRTSDNKSKTADRNSDCKAGEHRLSKNADSVEEKSFVSGHLDSALAKQQGQFQLADQAIRSLPASAVISKLETESSRLSLAKPESPKSKMPPPSANLETAQALRTYVKSATPHSLSYGGKNVSSPNKIPLKSPAKTVPPSLSRESKPTQEIPRYLSKSEDRSQLRSSKKKNSFGESLPPPPPRPVESAEEKRHSTPSPQSSIEQKVMKGIEENMLKLQEQDKGQVPEVKQKASNGIANWFGLRKSKLPALSRKPEPSKGKDEKREWKLNISSVGKDSKAAAKKPESESLNISMLMEKAEGLHKALEEERAYVNGVALDRQGKGHSCEVVMDQAQGQLSVMYRGMPSDTFMQQLLNRVDGKEAGSVSVAHRRLSFDCKSRPVFSHHSTTVSQTRSSEDMERGSALMSKVDGVSDENLADSIHHERFAGSGISTHTLDSGIGTFPFPDYSANAGCKSIPKGKAQGENDPSLPQGRHGSGMKIPHKAWTLERELSSLEEDYIMGQEVDSATLQGKIAPHQVADMSHEGADICGAPMRSGPTKNWTFPSLKGSTDSSDVYLGVGEGLEPVTQKSSFRRVSLTGTS, from the exons ATGATGACGGAGGAGGCCGAGCACCGAGCGCTCGAGGAGGACCTGGAGTCGGAGGAGGGCGACCTGGAGTCGTACCTGGAGGAGGAAAGCAGCAGCGAGCTCCTGGAACGTGTCAGAGAGCTTCAG gctGAGAACTCGGCTCTTTCTCTAGCCAACGAGAGCCAGAGAGAAGCGTACGAGAGATGCTTGGATGAG GTCGCCAACCATGTTGTCCAGGCCCTTCTCAACCAGAAG GACCTTCGCGAGGAGTGCATCAAGCTGAAAATGCGCGTGTTTGATTTGGAGAGGCAGAACCGAACCCTGTGTGAACTCCTCCAAGAGAAACTGCACAATCAGTCATGTGTACATCAGcag ACTGGGTCCTGCTTGGAACACATTGCTGAGCTCCAGCACAGCGACACAAACAAACTTCTTGAGACCCAGAGGAATGCACAAGCCAAG GGAAATGGAGAGTGTGCACAAAACTGTTTTCCCGACACCCAAAGCTCCGCCACGTCTATGGAGGCCTTATCTCCGTTCTTAAAAAAGAAAGCACACATTCTGGAGGTCCTTCGCAAGCTGGAGGAGACGGACCCTCTGCGCTACCACCGTTCCTCTGGCATCTCGTCGCTCTGTGAATACAGCCAGGCGCTGGTCTCTAAGGAAAGCGTGTTAGCCTGCAGAGACAACTCGCCCAGGTGCAGCGTGATGAAAACGCACTGTCCGCATTCCTGCCCGGACGTTTGCACGCATCAGCATTTAAACGGAGGAGACCACAATAGCGTGAAGTGTGGAAGCTGTAACACGTGCCTGATGCTCTCCAATAAGGACTCGATCAGTCTAGCCAACAGTAGCCACAATTGCTGCACTGCAAATTCGATTACGATTGATAACCTCAACTTGGCTCCGCCTGAGTTTCACAAAAACCAGGACTTGCAGAGTCTGGTGAAGCCTGCCGCAGGTACTAGTGAACTTGTAGCCAACAGGAAGTCTACAGATGTTTCTGTTCCTCCTGCAGAACAAGGTCTTGTCCCGTCCACTCAACTAGCGCTAGCGGATCTTACGGAAGCTCCAGACTCGTACCTTAACTTGACCGTAGCGGAAAAAGACCATAACGTAGTTCCTGATTATACACCAGCCAATCCCCTTGCACTGacggagagagagacgagagacaaaAATAGAATGTCAGATGTTCTGGTGGACGACCAGTTATCGAAAAGGTCGAGCAGTAGTGTCTGTGATGATCTGGTGATTAGTGATGAGACTACAAATAACGCAAGTCATCTGGAAAAGGACTACAAGCACTTAACTGCTGCTGTTGCATCGCAAAAGTTTGAGGAAGTCGCAGGAAGTGAAGAGAAGGTTACGCAGAAAGAAGACACTGATGAACCCCGAGTTCAGCCCACCACCTCGAAGCTGCCTGCTCTCAGTCTAAAGGACAGCCTGCAGGACGCGTACTGTGAGTTGGAAAGCGGCGAACCCGTCCATAAAGGGTTGCTCTTTTCTCCCAATGAAAACCATACTGCCTCAAGAGTGCTGGATGACATTTGCGCACCTGTGAAAGACAGCACTGCACAAGAGCTTCAGGCTGACCGATCCAAACTCGTGAGTCCGAACCAAGTGTCCTGCTTGAGAGAGGTCAAAGCCTCTCCTTCAAAGCTGCTCAAGTTCCTCAAGATTCCAACTCTTGGGGATCGAGCACCAGCAGCCAACGCCCCCCGCCTGAGCCCTCAGCTAACCCGCAGCTCAAAGATCCCCTGCCGAAGCAACAACTACGAGGTACATCACTCACCGGTCGCCGTCCGCAAGGCGACGACGACAGAAAGGCAAAAACAACCTCCTTGTACCAAATCAGAGCCCTACCCTTCCACCCATTCCGCACCAACCTCTCCACCCCAGCCAGATGATCCCCCTCCGGTGGTGCCAAAGGAGCTTAACTGTGGCATAGCTAAATCCAGTCGAAGTGGCAAGCCTACACAAATCGCTCCCCCTCAAAAGAACGCCCAGAAAGTCCCACTCTACGAAAACGTCTCTGATCTTTCTCACACAAGTGCTGCTGCTGACATTTCCCAGGTTCTCGGAGAAGTAAGCACGGCTCTGCGTTACGTGAGCTCCAACACTGAGAGAGTAAAAGGAAAGATCGGTTCAAACTTTGGAGCGGAGAGACCTTTAAGTCTCAAGTCTCAAAAGGACACTTCTCTCGGTTCTGATTCCTCCTCAGACCAAGAAGAGAACTCAAGTGACAACCCAGTATGGCACAAGCATGGCAACCATCGCAGTTTGCCAAGCCAGTCGTCTTCCCAGAAGTCACAGTCGAGTGGTATTAGCATGAGATCCAGAAGCCAAGAGAAAAATGAGGTGGcaaaagaacacacacaaactGCAGCATCGCCCGCCAAAAGGAATGATCCACCACCTATTCCCAAGAAGACGGGCTTGGGTAGACAGTCAGGCGAATCCAGCCATTCCTTTAAAGAGAGGCTGGCTGCACTCGGGAAGCTGAGGAACCCAGAAGAACCTTCATCTAGTACTCAGCCGGCtgagaaaaaagaaatacaatcCACTTTGAGTGCAACAAGTGTGAGTGTGCTTCCACGGACAAGCGACAACAAAAGCAAAACCGCTGACAGGAACTCTGATTGTAAAGCCGGAGAACATAGACTGTCCAAAAATGCAGATTCCGTCGAAGAGAAGTCATTCGTCTCAGGACATTTGGATAGTGCCCTTGCCAAGCAACAAGGTCAGTTTCAGCTCGCTGACCAAGCAATCAGATCTCTCCCTGCTAGTGCTGTCATCTCTAAACTGGAAACCGAGTCCTCAAGATTGTCCCTTGCAAAGCCAGAAAGCCCAAAGTCCAAGATGCCTCCACCGTCCGCCAACTTGGAGACTGCGCAAGCTTTGCGTACCTATGTGAAAAGTGCAACGCCTCATAGTCTTTCGTATGGAGGAAAAAACGTGTCCAGCCCCAACAAGATTCCTCTAAAATCCCCAGCGAAAACCGTGCCACCATCTTTGAGCCGAGAAAGCAAGCCCACTCAAGAGATTCCGAGGTACTTGTCCAAATCCGAAGACAGGAGCCAACTCCGCAGCAGTAAGAAGAAGAACTCCTTCGGCGAGAGCCTTCCTCCTCCCCCGCCGCGGCCGGTAGAGTCCGCAGAAGAAAAGAGACACTCCACGCCCAGCCCTCAATCCTCCATCGAGCAGAAAGTCATGAAGGGCATTGAGGAAAACATGCTGAAGCTTCAAGAGCAGGACAAAGGTCAAGTACCTGAAGTCAAGCAGAAGGCTTCCAACGGTATTGCCAATTGGTTCGGCTTGAGGAAGAGCAAACTTCCGGCGCTCAGCCGGAAACCCGAGCCGTCCAAAGGCAAAGACGAGAAGAGAGAGTGGAAATTGAATATATCCTCAGTGGGGAAGGACTCCAAAGCGGCTGCTAAGAAGCCGGAGAGCGAAAGTTTGAACATATCGATGTTGATGGAGAAGGCGGAGGGGCTGCACAAAGCCCTGGAGGAGGAACGGGCGTACGTGAACGGCGTTGCCTTGGACCGGCAAGGAAAGGGACATTCCTGCGAGGTGGTGATGGACCAGGCACAGGGACAGCTGTCTGTAATGTACAGGGGAATGCCGTCAGATACGTTCATGCAGCAGCTGCTCAATCG GGTGGATGGAAAAGAAGCTGGAAGTGTCAGTGTGGCTCATCGACGCCTCTCTTTCGACTGTAAATCCAGACCTGTCTTCAGTCACCACAGCACTACTGTCAGCCAGACCAGAAGCAGTGAGGACATGGAGAGg GGCTCTGCGTTAATGAGTAAAGTGGACGGCGTGTCTGATGAGAACCTTGCGGACTCCATTCACCATGAGCGCTTTGCAG GCTCAGGGATCTCCACACACACTCTGGACAGCGGTATCGGCACGTTTCCTTTTCCAGACTACAGTGCGAACGCTGGCTGTAAGAGTATCCCTAAAGGAAAGGCCCAGGGGGAGAACGATCCTTCCCTCCCGCAGGGAAGACACGGCTCAGGGATGAAGATCCCCCACAAGGCCTGGACTCTGGAGAGAGAGCTCTCCTCTCTGGAGGAGGATTACATCATGGGTCAGGAGGTGGACAGCGCCACACTGCAGGGCAAGATTGCACCTCATCAGGTTGCCGACATGAGTCACGAAG GTGCTGACATCTGTGGAGCACCAATGAGGTCTGGACCCACCAAGAACTGGACTTTCCCCAGCCTGAAAGGATCCACGGACTCGTCGGATGTTTATCTTGGAGTAGGTGAGGGCTTAGAACCAGTAACCCAGAAGAGCTCATTCAGGAGGGTGAGTCTCACAGGAACCAGTTAA